The following are encoded in a window of Cydia splendana chromosome 6, ilCydSple1.2, whole genome shotgun sequence genomic DNA:
- the LOC134791873 gene encoding uncharacterized protein LOC134791873: protein MGTCALLIVLASFLPHYVAGIVLFVPGVCGIAANTVLAAAVIEVIPTSMRALALCTLFMIGRLGAAVGVHTLAEGLERNCIAIVLFITILTTVTGFLLFLWPDSAKVRARMEAQNFNY from the exons ATGGGCACATGCGCCTTGTTGATTGTGCTGGCGTCGTTTCTGCCACACTACGTCGCGGGCATCGTGCTGTTCGTGCCGGGCGTGTGCGGCATCGCCGCCAACACCGTGCTGGCTGCGGCCGTAATCGAGGTGATCCCCACCAGCATGAG AGCCCTGGCGTTGTGCACCCTCTTCATGATAGGGAGGCTGGGCGCGGCCGTAGGGGTCCATACGCTGGCGGAGGGACTCGAGAGAAACTGTATCGCCATAGTCCTGTTTATTACCATACTCACTACAG TAACGGGGTTCCTGTTGTTCCTGTGGCCGGATAGTGCAAAAGTGCGGGCTAGGATGGAGGCGCAAAATTTCAACTATTGA